One Manduca sexta isolate Smith_Timp_Sample1 chromosome 28, JHU_Msex_v1.0, whole genome shotgun sequence DNA window includes the following coding sequences:
- the LOC115455298 gene encoding U4/U6.U5 tri-snRNP-associated protein 2 yields MAENQSRKRKLEENGSEVAESSAKSKHIQCPYLDTINRHVLDFDFEKLCSISLTRINVYACLVCGKYFQGRGTNTHAYTHSVAESHHVFLNLHTLKFYCLPDNYEVIDSSLNDIKYVLNPTFTTDQIKQMDSNTKMCRAIDGTMYMPGIVGLNNIKANDYCNVILQCLSQVRPLRNYFLREENYADVKRPPGDSSFLLVQRFGELLRKLWNPRAFKAHVSPHEMLQAVVLWSKKRFQFIKQSDPVDFLSWFLNSLHMALNGTKKPNSSIIYKSFLGHMRIYTRKLPPPDADDAAKVDLNSEEYSEMITESPFLYLTCDLPPTPLFTDEFRENIIPQVNLYQLLSKFNGQTSKEYKTYKENFLKRFEITQLPPYLILYIKRFTKNTFFVEKNPTVVNFPVKNVDFGDILTPEVKAKHNGKTIYELVGNIVHDGTPEKGTYRAHVLHKPTQQWYEMQDLHVTSILPQMITLTEAYIQIYELKQD; encoded by the exons atggcagAGAATCAATCTAGAAAACGAAAACTGGAAGAAAATGGATCCGAAGTAGCgg AATCTTCCGCAAAATCGAAACATATTCAGTGCCCGTACCTAGATACGATAAATAGGCACGTACTAGATTTTGATTTTGAGAAATTATGTTCGATTTCATTGACGAGAATCAATGTTTACGCTTGTTTGGTGTGCGGAAAATATTTCCAG GGGAGAGGTACAAATACTCACGCATACACTCACTCGGTGGCTGAAAGTCACCATGTGTTCCTCAATCTTCACACATTGAAGTTCTATTGTCTACCTGACAACTATGAAGTTATTG atTCATCCCTCAATGACATCAAGTATGTATTGAACCCTACATTTACAACTGATCAAATTAAACAGATGGATTCCAATACGAAAATGTGTCGAGCAATAGATGGGACAATGTATATGCCTGGTATTGTCGGTCTTAACAACATTAAGGCCAATGATTATTGCAATGTTATTTTACAG TGTCTCTCACAAGTGCGACCGCTACGTAATTACTTCCTGCGTGAAGAGAACTACGCCGACGTCAAGCGACCGCCTGGTGACTCTTCATTCCTGCTGGTGCAGCGATTTGGTGAGCTGCTACGCAAACTGTGGAACCCTCGCGCGTTCAAAGCGCACGTTTCGCCACACGAGATGCTGCAAGCTGTTGTGTTATGGTCCAAGAAGAGGTTCCAGTTTATTAAACAGA GTGATCCTGTCGATTTCTTGTCCTGGTTTTTGAACTCTTTACACATGGCGTTGAATGGTACCAAGAAGCCTAACAGctctattatatataaatcGTTTCTTGGACACATGAGGATTTACACAAG GAAATTACCGCCGCCTGATGCAGATGATGCGGCCAAGGTGGATTTAAACAGCGAAGAGTACAGTGAAATGATCACTGAATCGCCGTTTTTGTATCTCACGTGCGATCTGCCACCTACACCTCTCTTTACTGACGAGTTTAGAGAAAATATTATTCCTCAG GTAAACCTCTATCAGTTACTATCTAAGTTCAACGGACAAACATCAAAAGAATACAAAACCTATAAAGagaactttttaaaaagatttgaaaTAACACAATTACCGCCATATCTGATATTGTATATCAAGAGGTTCACGAAAAATACCTTTTTCGTGGAGAAGAACCCGACAGTTGTCAACTTCCCTGTTAA GAATGTAGACTTCGGAGATATCCTCACACCAGAAGTGAAGGCAAAACATAATGGTAAAACAATATATGAGCTGGTGGGTAATATTGTGCACGATGGGACTCCAGAAAAGGGAACATATAGGGCTCACGTGTTGCACAAGCCAACACAGCAATG gTATGAAATGCAAGATTTACATGTTACAAGCATATTGCCACAGATGATCACCCTCACAGAggcatacatacaaatatatgagCTTAAGCAGGACTGA
- the LOC115452229 gene encoding LOW QUALITY PROTEIN: thioredoxin-like protein 1 (The sequence of the model RefSeq protein was modified relative to this genomic sequence to represent the inferred CDS: deleted 2 bases in 1 codon): protein MGLATVIENEAHFQSEMANAGTKLVVVDFTATWCPPCQRIAPFFEQLPAKFPRAVFLKVDVDRCAETAGAQGISAMPTFIFYRNRTRIDRLQGADSATLENKVRQYYGTETEEAGDEDNSVAGHMDLVTFITKNECECLNEADDHPLAHALTAGRGYLASDCDAQLIINVSFNQVVKLHSLKIKAPADKGPKFVKLFINQPRTLDFEQASRNVSVQDVEFTPSDLEGKPVPLKFVKFQTVQNIQLFISDNQGSGDVTQIDHLAFYGSPISTTNMGEFKRVAGKKGESH from the exons ATGGGATTAGCCACTGTTATTGAAAACGAGGCGCATTTCCAATCGGAAATGGCCAACGCAGGCACCAAATTAGTGGTCGTGGATTTCACAGCTACTTG GTGCCCGCCGTGTCAGAGGATTGCTCCGTTCTTTGAACAGCTGCCTGCCAAGTTTCCTAGGGCTGTGTTCTTGAAGGTGGACGTGGATAGATGCGCGGAGACTGCTGGTGCTCAGGGCATTAGCGCGATGCCCACATTCATTTTCTATAGAAACAGA ACAAGAATTGATCGGTTACAAGGTGCTGACTCTGCCACATTAGAAAATAAAGTTAGACAGTATTACGGTACTGAAACTGAAGAGGCTGGTGATGAAGACAATTCTGTTGCTGGGCAT ATGGATTTGGTgacatttataacaaagaatGAGTGTGAGTGTCTGAATGAGGCTGATGATCATCCTTTGGCTCATGCTCTGACTGCAGGAAGGGGATATCTGGCGAGCGACTGTGATGCGCAGCTCATTATTAACGTCTCATTCAATCAA GTGGTGAAACTGCACTCATTGAAGATCAAAGCCCCAGCTGATAAGGGGCCTAAGTTCGTAAAACTCTTCATCAACCAGCCGAGGACACTGGACTTTGAACAGGCTTCGAGGAATGTCTCAGTGCAGGATGTGGA GTTTACTCCAAGTGATCTGGAGGGCAAACCAGTTCCACTCAAGTTTGTGAAGTTCCAAACAGTTCAGAATATTCAGTTATTCATATCGGACAATCAGGGAAGCGGTGATGTCACACAGATCGACCATCTGGCGTTCTACGGCTCC CCTATTTCAACAACAAATATGGGAGAGTTCAAACGTGTTGCTGGTAAAAAGGGGGAAAGCCATTAA